The following are encoded together in the Parabacteroides chongii genome:
- the galB gene encoding beta-galactosidase GalB, protein MRKFVLISIWIICIGLFAWGQREELNFDRDWRFARFGLQADGSRCPEPASPEASSFDDSGWRLLDVPHDWAIEGPFRKDLDGYTGKLPWQGIGWYRKHFEVSVKDKQKQFYLDFDGAMANAEVWLNGKKVGERPFGYSSFRVDLTPHLLYGKENVVAVRLNTEKFGSRWYPGAGIYRHVRLVKTEPVHVAHWGVFVTTPQVTPEQAVAKVAVEIQNTLSDNTKGAYKVDIYELDEDDRPGKLVAESDKRPLTLLSGKTGIDSVELCIASPKLWSIEETNRYLARVTVYNKRKQVDVYDVLFGIRTIEFTHDNGFLLNGKRVQINGTCNHHDLGALGAAMNVVALERQLRILKSFGCNALRTSHNPPAPELLMLADKMGFIVMDELFDSWTIGKKENDYSVLYDEWHEKDIEMLVCRDRNHPSVIMWSTGNELPEQYEPERGIVRHLTEVVHCFDRTRPATFGASYPSKSAMNGTELQVDVHGMNYAAGVYGGPDFYGEFLNKKGHEHLSGYSSESSSTMSSRGEYFPRQYHVSSYDLTEPGWGGLPDWEFAALDKYPGICGEFVWTGFDYLGEPTPFNSDASVLLNHSAAMSEEELAAQREELEKIERNRPTSRSSYFGIVDLAGFPKDRYYLYKSRWMPDTPMVHILPHWNFPDRIGLVTPVFVYSSGDEVELFLNGESLGKKVKQPYEYRFRWDSVVYQPGELIAVAYKQNRKWAEASVKTTGDAIRLKAEPDKTVIKADGEDLVFVKVSFEDKDGNAVPTAENMITCTLEGDGEIVATDNGDPTCLITFSEPARPAFNGLFLAIIKAKRNGVRPLRLTITSEGLEKAIVDIKIGSATKY, encoded by the coding sequence ATGAGAAAGTTTGTTTTAATTAGTATATGGATTATCTGTATCGGGCTGTTTGCATGGGGACAGCGGGAAGAATTGAATTTTGACAGAGACTGGCGGTTTGCCCGGTTTGGCTTACAGGCTGATGGCTCTCGTTGTCCGGAACCGGCTTCTCCCGAAGCCAGCTCGTTCGATGATTCGGGTTGGCGATTGTTGGATGTCCCTCATGATTGGGCGATTGAAGGTCCGTTTCGTAAAGATTTGGATGGATATACCGGTAAGCTCCCCTGGCAAGGGATCGGTTGGTATCGTAAACATTTCGAAGTGTCGGTGAAAGATAAGCAGAAACAGTTTTATCTGGACTTCGACGGAGCCATGGCAAATGCCGAGGTTTGGCTGAACGGAAAGAAAGTCGGTGAACGTCCTTTCGGTTACAGTTCTTTCCGGGTTGATCTGACTCCTCATCTTCTTTATGGAAAAGAGAATGTGGTGGCTGTGAGGTTGAACACCGAAAAGTTTGGATCGCGTTGGTATCCGGGAGCAGGAATCTATCGGCATGTGCGACTGGTCAAAACGGAACCGGTGCATGTAGCTCATTGGGGTGTTTTTGTGACAACACCTCAGGTTACTCCCGAACAGGCTGTCGCTAAAGTGGCTGTGGAGATACAGAACACACTTTCTGATAATACGAAAGGAGCCTATAAAGTAGATATTTATGAATTGGACGAGGACGATCGTCCAGGTAAATTAGTCGCCGAATCCGACAAACGCCCATTGACATTGCTTTCCGGAAAGACCGGGATAGACAGTGTGGAGCTTTGCATAGCATCACCCAAGTTGTGGAGTATCGAAGAAACGAACCGTTATCTGGCTCGGGTTACGGTGTATAATAAACGCAAGCAGGTAGATGTTTATGATGTCCTGTTTGGTATCCGCACGATCGAATTTACACATGACAATGGTTTCTTGTTGAACGGAAAACGGGTGCAGATCAATGGAACATGTAATCACCATGACCTGGGTGCTTTAGGAGCGGCGATGAATGTGGTGGCTTTGGAGCGTCAGTTACGTATTTTGAAGAGTTTCGGTTGTAATGCGCTTCGAACATCCCATAATCCGCCTGCACCGGAACTGTTGATGCTTGCCGACAAAATGGGTTTCATTGTGATGGATGAGTTGTTTGATAGCTGGACGATCGGTAAAAAAGAAAACGATTACAGCGTCTTATATGATGAATGGCATGAGAAAGACATCGAGATGTTGGTGTGTCGTGACCGTAATCATCCTTCCGTTATTATGTGGAGTACGGGGAATGAGTTACCGGAACAATATGAACCGGAAAGGGGAATCGTCCGGCATTTGACAGAAGTTGTACATTGCTTTGACCGTACCCGCCCGGCTACGTTCGGGGCTTCTTATCCGAGTAAGTCGGCTATGAACGGTACGGAATTGCAAGTCGATGTGCATGGTATGAATTATGCAGCCGGTGTATATGGAGGTCCTGATTTTTATGGAGAGTTTCTAAATAAGAAGGGACATGAACACTTGTCCGGTTATTCCAGCGAATCGAGTTCAACAATGAGTTCGAGAGGTGAATACTTCCCTCGTCAGTATCATGTTTCCTCATACGATTTAACGGAACCGGGATGGGGAGGACTGCCTGATTGGGAGTTTGCCGCATTGGATAAGTATCCTGGTATTTGTGGAGAATTTGTATGGACCGGCTTCGATTATTTAGGTGAGCCGACTCCTTTCAACAGTGATGCCAGTGTTTTATTGAACCATTCGGCAGCTATGAGTGAAGAAGAACTGGCTGCACAGCGTGAAGAACTGGAAAAGATAGAACGTAACCGCCCGACCTCCCGCAGCAGTTATTTCGGGATTGTCGACTTGGCGGGCTTTCCTAAAGATCGCTATTATTTATATAAATCCCGCTGGATGCCGGATACGCCGATGGTACATATTCTTCCGCACTGGAATTTTCCGGACAGGATTGGGCTGGTAACACCTGTATTTGTTTACAGCTCTGGTGATGAGGTGGAGTTGTTCTTAAATGGTGAATCGTTAGGAAAGAAAGTGAAACAACCTTATGAATATCGCTTCCGTTGGGACAGTGTGGTCTATCAGCCGGGCGAATTGATAGCTGTTGCCTATAAGCAAAATCGAAAATGGGCAGAGGCTTCGGTGAAGACAACCGGTGATGCTATTCGTTTAAAAGCCGAACCGGATAAGACCGTAATCAAGGCGGATGGTGAGGATTTGGTTTTCGTAAAAGTTTCGTTCGAAGACAAAGACGGAAATGCCGTACCGACTGCCGAAAATATGATTACCTGCACATTGGAGGGAGACGGAGAGATCGTGGCAACCGATAATGGGGATCCGACCTGTCTGATCACTTTCTCAGAACCGGCTCGTCCTGCCTTTAACGGCCTGTTTTTAGCGATAATCAAAGCGAAACGGAATGGAGTCCGTCCGCTTCGTTTGACTATAACATCAGAGGGGTTGGAGAAAGCAATAGTCGACATAAAAATAGGCTCAGCTACTAAGTACTAA
- a CDS encoding glycoside hydrolase family 38 C-terminal domain-containing protein: MKRILLFIVLVLFISRSNAQIAAIDVDKGSEKTSVEDIIIVFKMHFDIGYTDWSESILQKYATSMMDETLHSVDVTSKLPPEQQFVWTLPGWPMKYILDNVSADRKPGIETALKDGRFRVHALPFTYETESSDLETLVRGMSYSSQINRTYGHPLTRGAKLTDVPSHSWILPTLLTQAGVKILHIGCNPGSVSPELPTLFWWEGPDGSRLLTFNWAEYYGSGVLPPEGWKHKTWLAMIHTHENTGAPKPEEVAAVLEEARKKVPGARVRIGQLEDFYDTLMKENPSIPVVRGDMPDTWIHGYMSMPKEVKINKSMQRLIYNEETLNTLLKGWNVKAEPVKPYVDKAIEQSVLFDEHTFGLAISHGHQAFWKYGDPFVIDRAKGAYDFIEESWNEKANRVHRSKQYLIPSLRKDMRNLANAVEGDGQKVVVYNPLPWKRSGVVSLFMDVYQKKFTVYGLKDEQTGKVIPAYNEGNYLSFTAHDVPTLGYKTYSVITEPVSEKAHAIRVDQVENVIENPYFKVVISSENGALLSVWDKKRQQEMVDTGNEYSFGEFIHEKFGNEEIERYNKAYVKPGHHGWADQEMGRPVDPALKYEMVKGKALRIVYNQTAHSVEATAFCRTGRGEDYTLTYTLYEDSPYLEICWGMQGKRADMQPEGGWLAFPFNVSQPTFHLGRTGAVVNPATDFIKRSNHDYYFLNTGMAVVDPKGKGFGLNTPNAPAVSLDRPGLYRFTGDFIPQRPNVFVNLFNTQWGTNFTEWVEGALSAKVYLWSVDEYKNEPSLITPTEETRVPLMAVYREGKGGELPVSAEGIQLSKKGVLVTAFGANTDGDGDVLRVWEQAGDAGECVITLPDCGYRTAQYCNLRGERQGKAFPVKQNKITINLKAYQPLSLILEK; encoded by the coding sequence ATGAAACGAATTTTGCTTTTTATCGTACTGGTACTATTTATATCCCGGTCGAACGCACAAATAGCTGCGATAGATGTTGATAAAGGTTCTGAAAAGACATCGGTAGAAGATATCATAATTGTATTTAAAATGCATTTTGATATTGGATATACAGACTGGTCGGAATCTATATTGCAGAAATATGCCACTTCCATGATGGATGAAACTTTGCATTCGGTGGATGTAACGAGTAAGTTGCCACCGGAACAACAGTTTGTGTGGACACTCCCCGGATGGCCTATGAAATATATACTGGACAATGTATCGGCAGACCGGAAGCCGGGTATTGAGACAGCCCTGAAAGATGGACGTTTCAGGGTGCATGCTCTTCCTTTTACTTATGAAACGGAGTCGAGCGACCTGGAAACGTTGGTTCGCGGAATGTCCTATTCTTCTCAGATCAACCGGACGTATGGACATCCGCTGACAAGAGGTGCTAAACTGACTGACGTTCCCAGTCATTCCTGGATTTTACCGACGCTGCTGACACAGGCAGGAGTAAAGATTTTACATATCGGATGTAATCCGGGGTCAGTTTCTCCGGAACTTCCGACATTATTCTGGTGGGAAGGTCCTGACGGCTCCCGGTTACTGACATTTAACTGGGCTGAATATTATGGATCAGGTGTTTTGCCGCCTGAAGGGTGGAAACATAAAACATGGTTAGCCATGATCCATACACATGAAAATACCGGAGCTCCGAAACCGGAAGAGGTTGCGGCTGTATTGGAAGAAGCCCGTAAGAAAGTACCGGGAGCCAGGGTCAGGATAGGACAACTGGAAGATTTTTACGATACATTGATGAAAGAAAATCCATCTATTCCTGTGGTACGCGGAGATATGCCCGACACCTGGATTCATGGTTATATGTCAATGCCCAAGGAGGTGAAGATCAATAAATCGATGCAGCGTCTGATCTATAATGAAGAGACCTTGAACACATTGCTGAAAGGCTGGAACGTGAAAGCGGAACCTGTGAAACCGTATGTCGACAAGGCTATCGAACAGTCGGTATTATTTGACGAACATACTTTCGGACTGGCAATCAGTCACGGCCACCAGGCTTTTTGGAAATATGGCGATCCGTTTGTAATAGATCGTGCGAAAGGTGCTTATGATTTTATTGAAGAATCATGGAATGAAAAGGCTAACCGTGTACATCGGTCGAAACAATATCTTATCCCCTCTTTACGTAAAGACATGCGTAATTTGGCCAATGCCGTAGAAGGGGATGGGCAGAAGGTGGTGGTATATAACCCGTTACCCTGGAAACGTTCGGGTGTCGTTTCTTTGTTTATGGATGTGTATCAGAAGAAATTTACTGTTTATGGATTGAAAGACGAACAGACCGGCAAGGTCATTCCTGCTTATAATGAGGGTAACTATCTTTCATTTACCGCTCATGATGTACCTACTTTGGGATATAAAACATATTCGGTGATAACCGAGCCTGTTTCGGAAAAGGCTCATGCCATTCGTGTCGATCAGGTGGAAAATGTGATTGAGAATCCCTATTTCAAAGTTGTTATTTCATCGGAAAACGGTGCTCTGTTGTCTGTTTGGGATAAGAAACGGCAGCAGGAGATGGTCGATACCGGCAATGAATACAGCTTTGGTGAGTTTATTCATGAGAAGTTTGGTAATGAAGAGATCGAACGATATAACAAGGCATACGTTAAACCGGGTCATCATGGTTGGGCAGACCAGGAGATGGGACGTCCGGTCGATCCGGCTTTAAAGTATGAAATGGTTAAAGGTAAAGCTTTACGGATTGTTTATAATCAAACTGCACACTCGGTGGAAGCCACAGCCTTCTGCCGTACCGGTCGTGGTGAAGATTATACTTTGACCTATACGCTTTATGAAGATTCTCCTTACCTGGAAATCTGTTGGGGTATGCAGGGTAAGCGGGCCGATATGCAGCCGGAAGGCGGATGGCTGGCATTTCCTTTCAATGTCTCTCAGCCGACTTTTCATTTAGGACGTACGGGGGCTGTCGTTAATCCGGCTACGGATTTTATAAAGCGTTCTAATCATGATTATTATTTTCTGAATACAGGGATGGCTGTTGTCGACCCGAAAGGGAAGGGATTCGGATTGAATACTCCGAATGCTCCGGCAGTCAGCCTGGATCGCCCGGGGTTGTATCGTTTTACCGGTGACTTCATTCCTCAAAGACCGAATGTGTTTGTCAATCTATTCAATACCCAGTGGGGAACAAACTTTACAGAGTGGGTGGAAGGTGCCTTGTCGGCGAAGGTTTATCTATGGTCGGTCGATGAATATAAAAATGAGCCTTCACTGATTACTCCGACAGAAGAAACCCGTGTGCCTCTTATGGCTGTTTACCGGGAAGGAAAAGGTGGCGAACTACCTGTGTCGGCAGAAGGAATACAGTTGTCGAAGAAAGGTGTTTTGGTTACAGCCTTCGGAGCCAATACGGACGGAGACGGAGACGTTCTGCGTGTCTGGGAACAGGCCGGGGATGCGGGTGAATGTGTGATCACATTACCTGACTGTGGTTATCGTACGGCCCAGTATTGTAATTTACGTGGAGAGCGTCAGGGAAAAGCCTTTCCTGTGAAGCAAAATAAAATAACTATTAACTTGAAGGCCTACCAGCCTTTATCATTAATTCTGGAGAAATAA
- a CDS encoding discoidin domain-containing protein encodes MKKLLLTLLAVPLLVSCQDSHQIEAKIAQSPKTFCNPVNLNYRFMKIDGGEGIREAADPVVVTFKEKHYLFASKSSGYWYSDDFTNWKHVFITDSVLPIEDYAPGLFIHNDYLYYVGSTHGKGMLYRSSAPEKGEWEPVKEIWSFWDPAFYVEGDNLYMYYGCSPVDPIYMQVLDLNTLEAKTEVIACFNSDKENHGWERTGELNELPRRPYIEGAWMTAHQGKYYLQYAGPGTEWKSYADGVYVSASPTGPFTYMENSPVSYKPTGFIGGAGHGCMFTVGNENYWKAATNSISVRHMFERRVSFFPAGFDKDGYLYTNTYLGDYPMYLPGGKEQTAGNYQPDWMLLSYKKPVTVSSSLDGYPAENTVDEDSRTAWVAASNKADEWLQVDLQKLSSIQAIQVNFDEYGANQRGFVPDVYQSYLISASANGEDWYPVVDYSTKKTDTPHDYIEFDTPFKARYIKLQNKEYTVSSNLSVRDLRIFGNGLGSKPRAVNGFTVERDLTDPCKVRLSWNEVPHTQGYIVRYGVAKDKLYNNFQVMGDTALEIGSLNQGVTYYFAIDTYNENGVTQTSQIEVCQ; translated from the coding sequence ATGAAAAAGTTATTGCTAACCTTGCTGGCTGTACCTCTTTTGGTAAGTTGCCAGGATTCTCACCAGATCGAAGCTAAAATAGCCCAGTCTCCGAAAACGTTTTGTAATCCGGTGAACCTCAATTATCGGTTCATGAAAATAGATGGAGGTGAGGGAATTCGGGAAGCTGCCGATCCGGTTGTAGTAACCTTCAAAGAGAAACATTATCTGTTTGCATCCAAGTCGTCAGGCTATTGGTATTCGGATGATTTTACTAATTGGAAACATGTTTTTATAACCGATTCCGTGCTGCCCATCGAGGATTATGCACCGGGGCTTTTTATACACAATGACTACCTGTATTATGTGGGGTCTACCCATGGGAAAGGAATGTTGTACCGTTCATCCGCTCCGGAAAAAGGAGAGTGGGAGCCGGTGAAGGAAATCTGGTCTTTCTGGGACCCTGCTTTCTATGTAGAAGGGGATAATTTGTATATGTACTATGGCTGTTCGCCTGTCGATCCGATCTATATGCAGGTACTGGACCTGAATACATTGGAAGCTAAAACAGAAGTGATCGCCTGCTTTAACAGTGATAAGGAAAATCATGGCTGGGAACGAACGGGAGAATTGAACGAACTGCCCCGTCGTCCTTATATCGAAGGAGCCTGGATGACGGCTCATCAAGGTAAGTATTATTTACAATATGCCGGTCCGGGAACCGAATGGAAGTCGTATGCGGACGGTGTGTATGTCAGCGCATCTCCTACCGGTCCGTTTACCTATATGGAAAACAGTCCGGTCTCTTATAAACCGACCGGATTTATCGGTGGTGCCGGACATGGCTGTATGTTTACGGTCGGTAACGAAAACTATTGGAAAGCGGCAACCAACTCGATTTCCGTCCGTCACATGTTTGAACGGAGAGTTTCTTTCTTCCCTGCCGGTTTCGATAAGGATGGTTACCTATATACGAATACCTATTTAGGAGATTATCCGATGTATCTGCCCGGAGGCAAAGAGCAGACTGCCGGAAACTATCAACCCGATTGGATGTTGCTTTCCTATAAGAAACCGGTCACAGTCTCTTCTTCACTGGATGGTTATCCGGCAGAGAATACGGTGGATGAAGATTCCCGCACGGCATGGGTTGCCGCATCGAATAAAGCAGACGAATGGCTACAGGTCGATTTGCAGAAACTCTCTTCCATTCAGGCCATACAGGTGAATTTCGACGAATACGGAGCGAATCAGCGAGGCTTTGTTCCGGATGTTTACCAAAGTTATCTAATCTCTGCTTCTGCCAATGGCGAAGACTGGTATCCGGTAGTGGATTACAGTACTAAAAAGACTGATACTCCTCATGACTATATCGAATTTGATACTCCGTTTAAGGCTCGGTATATCAAATTGCAGAATAAAGAATATACAGTATCGTCGAATCTGTCCGTCCGTGATCTGAGGATTTTCGGTAACGGTCTGGGTAGTAAGCCGCGTGCAGTGAATGGCTTTACAGTGGAACGGGATCTTACCGATCCGTGTAAGGTACGTTTGAGCTGGAATGAAGTGCCGCATACTCAAGGGTATATTGTCCGTTATGGCGTGGCGAAAGACAAACTGTATAACAATTTCCAGGTGATGGGAGACACTGCCCTGGAAATCGGAAGCTTGAATCAGGGTGTTACTTATTATTTTGCCATAGATACTTATAATGAGAATGGCGTTACTCAAACGTCGCAGATAGAAGTTTGCCAATAA
- the galA gene encoding beta-galactosidase GalA — translation MKRLIFTVMLLLPSLWMGAQSQREKVLLNQDWLFAKGHAANPEKDFNYGQALSFSKIAFLQESTMLDADQESRLAIPHTQRFDDSAWEKISVPHDWGMALGYSQEQFKMKGYRKLGGRAPENSVGWYRKRFTPELVKGDRYTLEFEGIFRDAQVWMNGVYLGRGESGYVPLVFDVTECLNYEKDAENVISVRVDATHSELWSYEGAGIYRNVWLHRTAPVHIPQWGTFVTSEVDLQKKEARVKAQVEVTNQGGNTSNVIVRNIIVDNQGKEIASADAKVSVKSLETEEVETFMNVPDARLWSLKTPTLYTLHTDIVADGKVVDSYETSFGIRDIRFDANEGFFLNGERVQIQGVCCHQDHAGVGIAVPDQLNAWRVARLKEYGVNAYRASHNPPTTAVLNACDTLGMLFMDELRVLSSSKEGLSQLETIIRRDRNHPSVIIWCLGNEEPAIQGTEKGRMIVERMKAVQRKLDPTRPCTAAMNGSWGEGFTYAVDVQGSNYYKIGNIDAVHEKFPNLPCIFTEEASTVMTRGIYQTDAKKGFHQAYDRDCPGWGARAQEWMRYVDARKFVAGAFVWTGFDYGGEAQLHFWPGVVSHFGILDYCGFPKDAFWYYKAWWTEEPVLHVLPHWNGIGTDSVDVHLYTNMDEVELFLNGKSLGKKTVEKFDIPAWRVKYTPGKLLAKGKKDGKKYTELVETTGKPASLQLVSENGSSIQGDGNDVAIVTVKVLDAKGRVVPIADNSIHFDVRNGKILGVGNGNPCSQEPDVFPVGSDVHRNAFNGYAQVLVTSDRSGQPIELTAVSEGLKESKIIVEVTK, via the coding sequence ATGAAAAGATTGATTTTTACAGTCATGCTACTACTCCCTTCCCTTTGGATGGGGGCGCAGTCGCAACGCGAGAAAGTATTATTAAACCAGGATTGGCTTTTTGCTAAGGGACATGCGGCTAATCCGGAAAAGGATTTTAATTACGGACAGGCATTGTCGTTCTCTAAGATTGCCTTTTTGCAGGAGTCGACTATGCTGGATGCTGACCAGGAATCACGTTTGGCCATTCCTCATACGCAACGGTTTGATGACAGCGCATGGGAGAAGATTTCTGTGCCTCATGATTGGGGAATGGCTTTGGGATATAGCCAGGAGCAATTCAAGATGAAAGGATACCGCAAGCTGGGCGGACGTGCACCCGAAAACAGTGTGGGCTGGTATCGGAAACGGTTTACGCCCGAATTGGTAAAAGGGGACCGGTATACGCTGGAGTTTGAGGGTATCTTCCGTGATGCACAGGTATGGATGAACGGAGTCTATTTGGGACGTGGCGAGAGCGGCTATGTGCCTTTGGTATTCGATGTAACGGAATGCCTGAATTATGAGAAGGATGCGGAAAATGTGATCTCCGTCCGTGTAGACGCTACTCATTCCGAATTATGGTCGTACGAAGGTGCCGGTATCTACCGCAATGTATGGCTTCATCGCACGGCTCCCGTGCATATTCCGCAATGGGGAACATTCGTTACCAGTGAAGTGGATTTGCAGAAGAAAGAAGCCCGTGTGAAGGCTCAGGTGGAAGTTACTAACCAGGGTGGAAATACATCGAATGTCATTGTAAGGAATATTATAGTAGACAATCAGGGCAAAGAGATAGCCAGTGCAGACGCAAAGGTTTCCGTGAAATCATTGGAGACGGAAGAAGTAGAGACATTTATGAATGTACCGGATGCCCGTTTATGGTCATTGAAGACTCCGACTCTTTATACATTACATACAGATATTGTTGCAGATGGGAAAGTTGTAGACAGTTACGAGACATCTTTCGGTATCCGTGATATTCGTTTCGATGCGAACGAAGGTTTCTTCCTTAATGGCGAACGTGTGCAGATTCAGGGGGTATGTTGCCATCAAGATCATGCCGGCGTAGGTATTGCCGTTCCGGACCAGCTGAATGCCTGGAGGGTGGCCCGCTTGAAAGAATACGGGGTAAATGCATATCGTGCTTCCCACAATCCCCCGACAACGGCTGTGCTGAATGCTTGTGACACATTAGGTATGTTGTTCATGGATGAACTGCGTGTATTGAGCTCCAGTAAAGAAGGTCTGAGCCAGTTGGAAACGATCATTCGTCGCGACAGGAATCATCCGTCTGTTATCATCTGGTGTTTGGGGAACGAAGAACCAGCGATACAGGGAACAGAGAAGGGGCGTATGATTGTTGAGCGCATGAAAGCCGTTCAGCGTAAACTGGATCCTACCCGCCCGTGCACGGCTGCCATGAACGGTAGCTGGGGTGAAGGTTTTACCTATGCCGTAGATGTACAGGGTTCTAATTATTATAAAATAGGTAATATCGATGCCGTACATGAAAAGTTCCCGAACCTGCCCTGTATCTTCACTGAAGAGGCGAGTACGGTGATGACGCGTGGTATTTATCAGACGGATGCAAAGAAAGGTTTCCATCAGGCTTATGATCGTGACTGTCCGGGATGGGGAGCACGTGCACAAGAATGGATGCGTTATGTCGATGCACGCAAGTTTGTCGCCGGTGCTTTCGTATGGACCGGTTTCGATTATGGAGGCGAGGCGCAGTTGCATTTCTGGCCGGGTGTAGTGTCTCATTTCGGTATTCTGGATTATTGCGGTTTCCCGAAAGATGCTTTCTGGTATTATAAAGCCTGGTGGACGGAAGAACCGGTGTTGCACGTGCTTCCTCATTGGAATGGAATCGGTACCGATTCGGTCGATGTACATTTGTATACTAATATGGATGAGGTGGAACTGTTCCTGAACGGTAAGAGCTTGGGTAAAAAGACGGTTGAAAAGTTCGATATTCCTGCTTGGCGTGTTAAATACACTCCGGGTAAGCTGTTGGCTAAAGGAAAGAAGGACGGAAAGAAATATACGGAGTTGGTAGAAACTACCGGAAAGCCGGCTTCTCTGCAACTGGTCAGTGAGAACGGTTCTTCTATTCAGGGTGATGGCAATGACGTGGCAATCGTAACCGTAAAAGTATTGGATGCCAAAGGACGTGTAGTGCCGATTGCCGACAACAGTATTCATTTCGATGTCCGCAACGGCAAGATATTGGGAGTGGGTAATGGTAATCCTTGTAGTCAGGAACCGGATGTCTTCCCCGTAGGCAGTGATGTACACCGGAATGCTTTTAATGGTTACGCCCAGGTACTTGTTACCAGTGACCGCTCCGGCCAACCTATTGAACTGACAGCCGTATCGGAAGGACTGAAAGAGAGTAAAATCATTGTCGAAGTAACAAAATAA